A single Bifidobacterium scardovii JCM 12489 = DSM 13734 DNA region contains:
- a CDS encoding aminopeptidase P N-terminal domain-containing protein, protein MAECDNGGTTPNGIETLRAAANGNATEPAPRKRAGGLRITGAGFKSEIFDHWGESPKEEVTRSPLADDAAKHRDDFAASLPGERLVIPAGAIRFRTNDVTYNFRVSTPFAHLTGLGGDIEPGPVLVINPVVNADGTVGHHDVLYVAPAIGHDNPRFYSDAMHGEFWVGPAPDLADYTTMTGIETRDIASLAGDLAEQVGPKGLRLRVFRGADPAVESTVDRIRLETGLGDADANMPLDQVLEEREDELRIIKTPREIEQIREAIRATERGFERVADVISLAPKVRRGERLIESVFMGSCRYEANDVSFETVVGSGRRSTFLHYMINNHPVSEGDAVVLDAGAESQYLYAADVTRTLPVSGHYSPAQRRVAEAVLAASDAAIAAANKPGARYRDLMAAAMDSIAHSLEDMGILTVSAAESLKPDGEQHCRWLYHGTGHHLGLDCHDAQHARDEYYPDAELKPGMVFTMEPGLYFHDNDLLVPEEYRGIGVRLEDDLLVTDSGEVVILSDGVPRSPEGIEAWMAEHGPERYIADLTGFDPKD, encoded by the coding sequence ATGGCGGAATGCGATAACGGCGGCACCACGCCGAACGGCATCGAAACGCTGCGGGCCGCGGCCAACGGCAACGCGACCGAGCCGGCGCCCCGCAAGCGGGCCGGCGGCCTGCGCATCACCGGCGCGGGATTCAAAAGCGAGATCTTCGACCACTGGGGCGAAAGCCCCAAGGAGGAGGTGACGCGCAGCCCGCTGGCCGACGACGCGGCCAAGCACCGCGACGACTTCGCCGCCAGCCTGCCGGGGGAGCGGCTGGTGATCCCCGCGGGGGCCATCCGCTTCCGCACTAACGACGTCACCTACAACTTCCGCGTCAGTACGCCGTTCGCTCACCTGACCGGCTTGGGTGGCGACATTGAGCCGGGACCGGTGCTCGTCATCAACCCGGTCGTGAACGCGGACGGCACGGTAGGCCATCACGACGTGCTGTACGTGGCCCCGGCCATCGGCCACGACAACCCGCGGTTCTACTCGGACGCGATGCACGGCGAGTTCTGGGTCGGGCCGGCGCCCGACCTCGCCGACTACACGACGATGACCGGCATCGAGACGCGCGACATCGCCTCGCTGGCCGGCGACCTCGCCGAGCAGGTCGGGCCGAAGGGACTGCGCCTGCGCGTGTTCCGCGGCGCCGACCCGGCGGTGGAGTCCACGGTCGATAGGATCCGCCTTGAGACCGGTCTGGGCGATGCGGACGCGAACATGCCGCTCGACCAGGTGCTCGAGGAGCGCGAGGACGAGCTGCGCATCATCAAGACCCCCAGGGAGATCGAGCAGATCCGCGAGGCGATCCGCGCCACCGAGCGCGGCTTCGAGCGCGTGGCCGACGTGATCTCGCTGGCGCCGAAGGTCAGGCGCGGTGAGCGCCTCATCGAAAGCGTGTTCATGGGCTCGTGCCGGTACGAGGCCAATGACGTCTCCTTCGAGACCGTGGTCGGCTCGGGGCGGCGCTCCACCTTCCTGCACTACATGATCAACAACCACCCGGTGAGCGAGGGCGACGCCGTCGTGCTCGACGCCGGCGCCGAATCGCAGTACCTGTACGCCGCCGACGTGACGCGCACGCTGCCGGTGAGCGGCCATTACTCGCCCGCCCAGCGCCGGGTCGCCGAAGCGGTGCTCGCCGCCTCGGATGCGGCGATCGCCGCGGCCAACAAGCCGGGCGCCCGCTACCGCGACCTCATGGCCGCCGCCATGGATTCGATCGCGCACTCGCTCGAGGACATGGGCATCCTCACGGTCAGCGCCGCCGAATCGCTCAAGCCCGACGGCGAGCAGCACTGCCGCTGGCTGTACCACGGCACCGGCCACCATCTGGGGCTCGACTGCCATGACGCCCAGCACGCCCGCGACGAGTACTACCCGGACGCCGAGCTCAAGCCGGGCATGGTCTTCACCATGGAGCCGGGCCTGTACTTCCACGACAACGACCTGCTCGTGCCCGAAGAGTACCGCGGCATCGGCGTGCGCCTGGAGGACGACCTGCTGGTCACCGACAGCGGCGAGGTCGTGATCCTGAGCGACGGCGTGCCGCGCAGCCCGGAGGGCATCGAGGCGTGGATGGCCGAACACGGCCCCGAGCGCTACATCGCCGATCTGACGGGCTTCGATCCGAAGGACTGA
- a CDS encoding aminopeptidase P N-terminal domain-containing protein: MGDHAYSEESLAALHALAAGNDTEPAKGKGSGSLALKGKGFEDIIFTNWGENPNKKQYERSPFADDAVKHRAELVSKIPGERLVIPAGTLRHRTWDIDFLFRTGTAYAHLTGLGRDLEADSVLVIDPVLEADGTAGYHATIYLEPAIDRSNPRFFSDAKHGEFWVGPRPLPADFHTMTGLEIKDRTELEAALREGAGPDGIRIRLMRGYDPSVDALVNRVREESGLGDADTNRALDATLEEREDECRVVKTPREVAEIQKAVEATQRGFDRVADILPIARQVKRGERLLEATFTHSCRYEGNYISFETNAASGPRATILDYHANDHALKDGDLFLLDAGIELDSLYGADITRTFPVNGKFTPAQRKIYQAVLDSADAAIAAANKPGAVYHDMIDAVMVSVAHSLEKLGILPVSAEEALKPDGHQQYRWLYHGTGHMMGLDCHDSHHARNEFYPDSEFKPGMVFTLEPGLYFDAADLLVPEEYRGIGVRIEDDLMVTESGEVKLMTTFARTPDEIETWLAAHGPEHYFDSFLAQDAACA, translated from the coding sequence ATGGGTGATCACGCATATTCCGAGGAATCGCTGGCGGCGCTGCACGCCCTGGCCGCGGGCAACGACACCGAGCCGGCCAAGGGCAAGGGCTCGGGCAGTCTCGCGCTCAAGGGCAAGGGATTCGAGGACATCATCTTCACGAACTGGGGCGAGAACCCCAACAAGAAGCAGTACGAGCGCAGCCCGTTCGCGGACGACGCGGTCAAGCACCGCGCCGAGCTCGTGTCCAAGATCCCCGGCGAGCGCCTGGTGATCCCCGCCGGCACGCTGCGCCACCGCACCTGGGACATCGACTTCCTGTTCCGCACCGGCACGGCGTACGCGCATCTGACCGGCCTCGGCCGCGACCTCGAGGCGGATTCGGTGCTGGTCATCGATCCGGTGCTCGAAGCGGACGGCACCGCCGGCTACCATGCGACGATCTACCTAGAGCCGGCCATCGACCGCTCCAACCCGCGGTTCTTCTCCGATGCCAAGCACGGCGAGTTCTGGGTCGGGCCGCGCCCGCTGCCCGCGGACTTCCACACCATGACCGGCCTGGAGATCAAGGACCGCACCGAGCTGGAGGCCGCGCTGCGCGAAGGCGCCGGCCCCGACGGCATCCGCATCCGCCTGATGCGCGGCTACGACCCGAGCGTGGACGCGCTGGTCAACCGCGTGCGCGAGGAGAGCGGCCTGGGCGACGCCGACACGAACCGCGCGCTGGACGCCACGCTCGAGGAGCGCGAGGACGAGTGCCGCGTCGTCAAGACGCCGCGCGAGGTCGCCGAGATCCAGAAGGCCGTCGAGGCCACCCAGCGAGGCTTCGACCGCGTGGCCGACATCCTGCCGATCGCCCGCCAGGTCAAGCGCGGCGAGCGCCTGCTCGAGGCCACCTTCACCCATTCGTGCCGCTACGAGGGCAACTACATTTCCTTCGAGACCAATGCCGCCTCCGGCCCGCGCGCCACGATCCTCGACTACCACGCCAACGACCATGCGCTCAAGGACGGCGACCTGTTCCTGCTGGACGCCGGCATCGAACTCGATTCGCTGTACGGCGCCGACATCACGCGCACCTTCCCGGTCAACGGCAAGTTCACGCCGGCGCAGCGCAAGATCTACCAGGCGGTGCTGGATTCGGCCGACGCGGCGATCGCCGCCGCGAACAAGCCGGGCGCCGTCTACCACGACATGATCGACGCGGTGATGGTCTCGGTGGCGCACTCGCTCGAGAAGCTCGGCATCCTGCCGGTCAGCGCCGAGGAGGCGCTGAAGCCCGACGGCCACCAGCAGTACCGCTGGCTGTACCACGGCACCGGCCACATGATGGGCCTCGACTGCCACGACAGCCACCACGCGCGCAACGAGTTCTACCCCGACAGCGAGTTCAAGCCCGGCATGGTGTTCACGCTCGAGCCGGGACTGTACTTCGACGCGGCCGACCTGCTCGTGCCCGAGGAGTACCGCGGCATCGGCGTGCGCATCGAGGACGACCTCATGGTCACCGAAAGCGGCGAGGTCAAGCTGATGACCACCTTCGCCCGTACGCCCGACGAAATCGAGACGTGGCTGGCGGCCCATGGCCCGGAGCACTACTTCGACAGCTTCCTCGCGCAGGACGCGGCCTGCGCCTGA
- a CDS encoding peptide ABC transporter substrate-binding protein, with translation MSGTKRIITLVAAVCALTMGLAGCGGSKGSTAEEGQIITVGSKEPTNPLTPGQTLDGNAGQIINMLYSGLVSYDTDGNTRNEVAKSIEANGDSTEFTITLNQGWKFTDGTPVTAKSFSRAWSYVANVTNAQLGASFFSTIAGYDDLQKDGVDGDAQLSGLEVKDDYTLIVHMSQPDSVFPLKLGYCAFYPLPESFYDDPDGYAEHPVGNGPYKFSEWTHNSRIKIVRNADYDGPRKAKNDGITFKMYTDTAAAYSDVQSGNLDILTSLPSTALGSFQKNKLVKSYNQPGSSFVAMMFPPKSNHITYDEEGRLRRQAISKAIDRETIIEKILHGTATEATDFIAPTISGYSKDLKNVSNIRFDADAAKALWAEADQISPWSGVLEIDYPSDAPVKDWIEAIANNLRNTLGIEVKVNPYPTSKEYYTAMDNRQLGGMYRGGWAPDYPSAENYLVQLYSSSAADGKGGNSSDYKNPDFDAAMSAAAAASSVEEANKYYQEGEEYLLEDLPSIPLWYTNTVAVSVPGLKNVDFDFQSNPILNEITKE, from the coding sequence ATGAGCGGAACCAAGAGAATCATCACGCTGGTCGCGGCGGTCTGCGCGCTGACCATGGGTCTGGCCGGATGCGGCGGGAGCAAGGGCTCCACCGCGGAGGAGGGGCAGATCATCACCGTCGGCAGCAAGGAGCCGACCAACCCGCTCACCCCGGGGCAGACGCTCGACGGCAACGCCGGGCAGATCATCAACATGCTGTACTCGGGGCTGGTGAGCTACGACACCGACGGCAACACGCGCAACGAGGTGGCGAAGAGCATCGAGGCGAACGGGGACTCGACCGAATTCACCATCACCCTCAACCAGGGCTGGAAGTTCACCGACGGCACGCCGGTGACCGCGAAGTCCTTCTCCCGCGCCTGGAGCTATGTGGCGAACGTGACCAACGCGCAGCTGGGCGCCTCGTTCTTCTCCACCATCGCGGGTTACGACGATCTGCAGAAGGACGGCGTCGACGGCGACGCCCAGCTGTCGGGCCTCGAGGTCAAGGACGACTACACGCTGATCGTGCACATGTCCCAGCCCGATTCGGTGTTTCCGCTCAAGCTCGGATACTGCGCGTTCTACCCGCTGCCCGAATCCTTCTACGACGATCCGGACGGCTACGCCGAGCACCCGGTGGGCAACGGCCCGTACAAGTTCTCGGAGTGGACGCACAACAGCCGGATCAAGATCGTCAGGAACGCGGATTACGACGGGCCGCGCAAGGCCAAGAACGACGGCATCACCTTCAAGATGTACACCGACACGGCGGCCGCGTACTCCGACGTGCAGTCCGGCAACCTCGACATCCTGACCAGCCTGCCCTCCACGGCGCTCGGCTCGTTCCAGAAGAACAAGCTCGTCAAGTCCTACAACCAGCCCGGATCGAGCTTCGTCGCGATGATGTTCCCGCCGAAGAGCAACCACATCACCTACGACGAGGAGGGCAGGCTGCGCCGCCAGGCCATCTCCAAGGCCATCGATCGCGAGACGATCATCGAGAAGATCCTGCACGGCACCGCGACCGAGGCCACCGACTTCATCGCGCCGACGATCTCCGGCTACAGCAAGGATCTGAAGAACGTGTCGAACATCCGTTTCGACGCCGACGCGGCCAAGGCCCTGTGGGCCGAGGCCGACCAGATCAGCCCGTGGAGCGGCGTGCTGGAGATCGACTACCCGTCCGATGCGCCCGTGAAGGACTGGATCGAGGCCATCGCCAACAACCTGCGCAACACGCTCGGCATCGAGGTGAAGGTCAACCCCTATCCGACCAGCAAGGAATACTACACGGCGATGGACAACCGCCAGCTCGGCGGCATGTACCGCGGCGGCTGGGCGCCGGACTACCCGTCCGCCGAGAACTATCTGGTGCAGCTGTACTCCTCGTCGGCGGCCGACGGCAAGGGCGGCAACTCGAGCGACTACAAGAACCCCGACTTCGACGCGGCGATGAGCGCGGCCGCCGCCGCATCGTCCGTCGAGGAGGCGAACAAGTACTACCAGGAAGGCGAGGAGTACCTGCTCGAGGACCTGCCGTCGATCCCGCTGTGGTACACGAACACGGTGGCCGTCTCGGTGCCGGGGCTCAAGAACGTCGACTTTGACTTCCAGAGCAACCCGATCCTCAACGAGATCACCAAGGAGTGA